The proteins below are encoded in one region of bacterium:
- a CDS encoding amidohydrolase family protein yields MGKILIQGGAILSMDPGIGDVIGGDVLIEEDRILAIGQNLGAQDAEVIDARNRIVMPGLINAHLHTWETALRGIGADWGRGEYFRQVHPVLAPRYTPEDTYLGNFIGVMNQINSGTTTIFDWCHNNATPAHSDAAIDALFDTGVRAVFGHGTVKPDPKEGEPHYSQIPHPADEIKRLRTGRLSNDGALVTLAMAILGSDYSTWEVTLHGFRLAKEYGLLSSAHIWGREDRLVKDGYHRLAKEGLLGPDHNLVHGNYLGDEELKVIVDSGVSLTATPAAELQANHGEPLTGRVVSFGGRPSLGADLEIYAAGDMFYVMRYGLQTQRIFDNKEAARKGDIPNKRYFKAREAIEWATVNSAIALRKENQIGSISPGKQADIILIRTNDLNMIPVNNPASSVVLQATAANVDTVLIAGRKMKEKGKLLYPAADLGRKKAALIESSRRLHKEGGIETLAGI; encoded by the coding sequence ATGGGAAAAATTCTGATTCAGGGCGGCGCCATCTTGTCCATGGACCCCGGGATTGGGGATGTCATCGGCGGAGACGTCCTTATCGAAGAGGACCGCATCCTCGCGATCGGCCAAAACCTCGGCGCCCAGGATGCGGAAGTCATCGACGCCCGCAACCGGATTGTGATGCCCGGCCTGATCAACGCCCACCTCCACACCTGGGAAACCGCCCTTCGGGGCATCGGCGCGGACTGGGGCCGCGGCGAGTATTTCCGCCAGGTGCACCCCGTCCTCGCTCCCCGGTACACCCCGGAGGATACCTACCTCGGCAACTTCATCGGCGTCATGAACCAGATCAACTCCGGCACAACGACGATCTTCGACTGGTGCCACAACAACGCCACCCCGGCCCACTCCGACGCCGCCATCGATGCGCTCTTCGACACCGGCGTCCGCGCCGTCTTCGGCCACGGCACCGTCAAGCCCGACCCCAAGGAAGGGGAGCCCCACTATTCGCAAATCCCCCATCCGGCCGATGAGATCAAGCGGCTGCGCACGGGAAGACTCTCAAACGACGGCGCCCTCGTGACCCTGGCCATGGCCATCCTCGGCTCGGACTACTCGACCTGGGAGGTCACCCTGCACGGCTTCCGGCTCGCCAAGGAGTACGGGCTCCTTTCGAGCGCGCACATCTGGGGAAGAGAAGACCGCCTCGTCAAGGACGGCTATCACCGCCTCGCCAAGGAGGGGCTGCTCGGGCCCGATCACAACCTGGTACACGGAAATTATCTCGGAGACGAAGAACTGAAAGTCATCGTGGACAGCGGAGTATCCCTCACCGCGACCCCGGCGGCGGAGCTTCAGGCCAACCACGGAGAGCCGCTCACCGGAAGGGTGGTTTCTTTCGGCGGGCGCCCCTCCCTCGGGGCCGACCTCGAAATCTACGCGGCGGGCGACATGTTCTACGTCATGCGCTACGGCCTGCAGACCCAGCGGATCTTCGACAACAAAGAGGCCGCCCGAAAGGGCGACATCCCGAACAAGCGCTACTTCAAGGCGCGCGAGGCCATCGAGTGGGCCACCGTCAACAGCGCCATCGCCCTGCGGAAAGAAAATCAGATCGGCTCGATATCGCCGGGCAAGCAGGCGGACATCATTCTCATCCGCACGAACGATCTGAACATGATCCCGGTGAACAACCCGGCCAGCTCCGTCGTCCTTCAGGCCACGGCCGCCAACGTGGACACAGTGCTGATCGCGGGCCGGAAGATGAAGGAAAAGGGGAAGCTCCTCTATCCCGCCGCCGATCTCGGCAGAAAGAAGGCGGCACTGATCGAATCCTCCCGGCGACTGCACAAAGAGGGCGGGATCGAAACCCTGGCCGGGATCTAG